A genomic window from Vagococcus sp. CY52-2 includes:
- a CDS encoding DUF1456 family protein produces MNNNDRLTRLRYALDIKDNDMVELFSLGGVTVTKEEYLSMLNKIDDDLYENMLEDEMFERFLNGMIISQRGKKDDDQVVYELHEGNANNVFLKKIKIALSLTTDDMLHYLDEAGASVSKSELSAFLRKEGHRNYKVCGDNYTRHFLKGLMTDYR; encoded by the coding sequence ATGAATAACAATGATCGGTTAACGCGTTTAAGATACGCACTTGATATTAAAGATAATGATATGGTCGAGCTTTTTTCTTTAGGTGGCGTGACTGTTACAAAAGAAGAGTATTTATCAATGTTAAATAAAATTGATGACGACTTGTATGAAAATATGTTAGAAGATGAAATGTTTGAGAGATTTTTAAATGGCATGATTATTTCACAGCGTGGGAAAAAAGATGATGACCAGGTAGTCTATGAATTGCATGAAGGAAACGCAAATAATGTTTTTTTAAAGAAAATAAAAATTGCATTATCTCTTACAACTGATGATATGCTTCATTATTTAGATGAGGCAGGGGCAAGTGTTTCTAAAAGTGAATTAAGTGCTTTTTTAAGAAAAGAAGGACATCGAAATTACAAAGTATGTGGAGACAACTACACAAGACATTTTTTAAAAGGCTTAATGACTGATTATAGATAA
- a CDS encoding amino acid ABC transporter substrate-binding protein/permease, producing MKNKYSLFSFIALLTSIIILAFGVNVKAEEKTYTIGTDLTFAPFEYQNSSGTYIGIDVDLINAIAKDQGFKVDLKPLGFDSAVQAVQSKQVDGMVAGMSITDERKKSFDFSDPYFDSGISMAVKKGNTSIKRYDDLKGKTVAAKVGTESAAFLEKNQKKYGYTIKNFDDATGLYKSLENGETVAIFDDYPVLGYAITNGQALELVGEKETGSAYGFAVKKGQNQELLEKFNTGLKNLKTSGEYDKIINKYISSGKDTSTEETAVDETSFAGMIKNNWKSLLNGLWMTIKLTLISFILALIIGIIIGLFSVSPSKALRIIATIYVDIIRGIPLMVLAFFIYFGMPGILGFNIPVFLAGIITLTLNSSAYLSEIVRGGINAVPVGQMEASRSLGLSYHRAMQKIILPQAIKIMIPSFVNQFVISLKDTTILSAIGLIELLQAGKIIVARNLQSTMVYFTIALIYLILITALTKLAKVLEKKVN from the coding sequence ATGAAAAATAAATATTCTTTATTTTCATTCATTGCTTTATTAACTTCAATAATTATCCTAGCTTTCGGAGTTAACGTAAAAGCAGAAGAAAAAACTTATACAATTGGGACTGACTTAACGTTTGCTCCTTTTGAGTATCAAAACTCTAGTGGAACTTACATAGGAATTGATGTTGATTTAATAAATGCTATCGCAAAAGATCAAGGATTTAAAGTAGATTTAAAACCTCTAGGATTTGATAGTGCGGTACAAGCTGTTCAATCGAAACAAGTCGATGGTATGGTAGCTGGTATGAGTATCACAGACGAGAGAAAAAAATCATTTGATTTCTCAGATCCTTATTTTGACAGTGGCATTTCAATGGCTGTTAAAAAAGGAAATACCTCTATCAAACGTTATGATGATTTAAAAGGAAAGACGGTCGCTGCAAAAGTGGGTACTGAAAGTGCTGCTTTCTTAGAAAAAAACCAAAAAAAATATGGCTACACGATTAAAAATTTTGATGATGCTACCGGACTTTATAAATCACTAGAAAACGGTGAAACAGTCGCAATTTTTGATGATTATCCTGTTCTTGGATATGCCATTACAAATGGGCAAGCATTAGAATTAGTTGGCGAAAAAGAAACAGGTAGTGCTTATGGATTCGCTGTTAAAAAAGGACAAAATCAAGAATTATTAGAAAAATTCAATACAGGTTTAAAAAATCTAAAAACGTCTGGTGAGTACGATAAAATTATCAACAAATACATTTCATCAGGTAAAGATACAAGTACTGAAGAAACTGCAGTAGATGAAACAAGTTTTGCTGGCATGATTAAAAATAACTGGAAAAGCTTATTAAACGGATTATGGATGACCATTAAATTAACTTTAATCTCATTTATTTTAGCTTTAATTATTGGGATTATTATTGGATTATTTAGTGTCTCTCCTTCTAAAGCACTCCGAATCATTGCAACAATCTACGTGGATATTATTCGTGGTATCCCATTGATGGTACTAGCTTTCTTTATTTACTTTGGTATGCCAGGTATACTAGGTTTTAATATTCCTGTCTTTTTAGCTGGTATCATTACCTTAACTCTTAACTCCAGTGCTTATCTATCTGAAATTGTCCGAGGAGGTATTAATGCCGTACCTGTCGGTCAAATGGAAGCCTCTCGAAGTCTAGGGCTTTCTTACCACCGTGCAATGCAAAAAATTATCCTACCACAAGCAATTAAAATTATGATTCCATCATTTGTTAATCAATTTGTTATTTCTTTAAAAGATACCACAATTTTATCTGCCATTGGATTAATCGAATTATTACAAGCTGGAAAGATTATCGTAGCAAGGAATTTACAAAGTACAATGGTTTACTTTACTATCGCATTGATTTATTTGATTTTGATTACAGCATTAACAAAATTAGCAAAAGTTTTAGAAAAGAAGGTGAACTAA
- a CDS encoding YaiI/YqxD family protein has translation MRFVIDGDGSPVKNEVIQLGETYQIPVVIVTSIDHYTNKIYPDFIEFIYVDKGSDSADYRIVKEVEDHDIIITQDYGLASLLLTKPVRVFHHSGQEYTTRTIDTLLNQRFIGSQMRKAGKKTKGPKAFTQKDKEIFIGKILDIIKIKNNLG, from the coding sequence ATGCGTTTTGTCATTGATGGGGATGGGTCTCCGGTAAAAAATGAAGTGATCCAATTAGGAGAAACGTATCAAATTCCTGTTGTTATCGTGACAAGTATTGATCACTACACAAATAAAATTTATCCAGACTTTATTGAGTTTATTTACGTAGATAAAGGAAGTGACAGTGCTGATTATCGTATCGTAAAAGAAGTAGAGGATCATGATATTATTATTACTCAAGATTATGGTTTGGCTTCTCTTTTACTAACAAAACCAGTGCGAGTATTTCATCATAGCGGACAAGAGTATACAACACGCACGATTGATACGTTACTTAATCAACGTTTTATAGGTAGTCAAATGCGTAAGGCAGGAAAGAAAACAAAAGGTCCTAAAGCATTTACCCAAAAAGATAAAGAGATATTTATTGGGAAAATATTGGATATTATTAAGATAAAAAATAACCTTGGCTAA
- the bglA gene encoding 6-phospho-beta-glucosidase BglA has protein sequence MDKNFLWGGALAAHQFEGGWNQDGKGPSVIDVMTAGAHGVPREITETIEVDKFYPNHEAIDFYNRYKEDVALFAEMGLKCLRTSIAWSRIFPNGDEDTPNEAGLQFYDDLFDELLKNGIEPVITLSHFEMPLHLAKEYGGFRNRKVIDFFEKFAITCFERYKNKVKYWMTFNEINNQMDTNNPIFLWTNSGVTVEEGENAKEVMYQVAHNELVASAKAVIAGKKINPNFEIGCMVSHVPIYPYSCNPADIMAAEEAMRQRFFFADVHVRGYYPSYAMKEFEREGYNLDIRPEDLEILAKGTVDYVGLSYYMSTVVKADVNNDNLGNVVNGGLPNSVENPYIETSDWGWAIDPEGLRYGLNRLYDRYQIPLFIVENGFGAIDELTETNEVHDQNRIDYLVKHIEAIKTAIDYDGVAIMGYTPWGIIDLVSFTTGEMKKRYGMIYVDRDNEGNGSMNRYKKDSFDWYKKVIETNGEEL, from the coding sequence ATGGATAAAAACTTTTTATGGGGTGGCGCATTAGCTGCTCATCAATTCGAAGGCGGATGGAATCAAGATGGAAAAGGTCCAAGTGTTATTGATGTTATGACAGCAGGCGCACATGGTGTACCAAGAGAAATTACAGAAACAATTGAGGTAGATAAATTCTATCCAAACCATGAAGCAATTGATTTTTACAATAGGTATAAAGAAGACGTAGCATTGTTTGCTGAAATGGGATTAAAGTGTTTAAGAACATCCATTGCGTGGTCACGTATCTTTCCAAATGGAGATGAAGATACACCAAATGAAGCTGGGTTACAATTTTATGATGATTTATTTGACGAGTTATTAAAAAATGGTATCGAGCCAGTTATTACATTATCTCATTTTGAAATGCCGTTGCATTTGGCTAAAGAGTATGGCGGGTTTAGAAATCGTAAAGTGATCGACTTTTTTGAAAAATTTGCGATTACATGTTTTGAGCGTTATAAGAATAAAGTAAAATACTGGATGACTTTTAATGAAATCAATAACCAAATGGATACTAATAACCCTATCTTTTTATGGACGAACTCTGGTGTAACGGTTGAAGAAGGAGAAAATGCGAAAGAAGTCATGTATCAAGTTGCTCATAACGAATTAGTTGCTAGTGCTAAAGCAGTTATTGCTGGTAAAAAAATAAATCCTAATTTTGAAATAGGTTGCATGGTCTCTCATGTTCCAATTTATCCCTATTCATGTAATCCAGCTGATATTATGGCAGCTGAAGAAGCGATGCGTCAACGATTCTTTTTTGCTGATGTTCATGTACGTGGCTACTATCCAAGTTATGCCATGAAAGAATTTGAACGTGAAGGATATAATCTGGATATTCGCCCAGAAGATTTAGAAATATTAGCTAAGGGAACAGTTGATTATGTTGGTTTAAGTTATTATATGTCAACAGTTGTTAAAGCTGATGTGAATAACGATAACTTAGGTAATGTGGTGAATGGTGGATTACCAAATAGTGTAGAAAATCCATATATCGAAACAAGTGATTGGGGATGGGCAATTGATCCTGAAGGCTTGCGTTATGGATTGAATCGCTTGTATGATCGCTACCAAATCCCATTATTTATCGTAGAGAATGGGTTTGGCGCAATTGATGAACTAACTGAAACAAATGAAGTTCACGATCAAAATAGAATTGATTACTTAGTGAAACATATTGAAGCTATTAAAACAGCGATTGATTATGATGGCGTAGCAATCATGGGTTATACACCTTGGGGGATTATTGATTTAGTATCCTTCACAACTGGTGAGATGAAAAAACGCTACGGAATGATTTATGTTGACCGTGATAATGAAGGAAATGGTTCGATGAATCGTTATAAAAAAGATTCGTTTGATTGGTATAAAAAAGTGATTGAAACAAATGGAGAAGAGCTTTAA
- a CDS encoding amino acid ABC transporter ATP-binding protein, with the protein MAEKILVEHLVKKYDEHTVLNDINVSIKKGDVVCIIGPSGSGKSTFLRCLNQLEEITSGNIIVDGTNLTDKNTNINKVRQHIGMVFQHFNLFPHLTILENITLAPVDLGKLSKAEANEKAISLLESVGLADKKDSYPDSLSGGQKQRVAIARALAMNPDIMLFDEPTSALDPEMVGDVLNVMKDLAEQGMTMVIVTHEMGFAKEVANRVMFIDGGNFLEDGSPEQVFENPQHDRTKDFLNKVLNI; encoded by the coding sequence TTGGCTGAAAAAATATTAGTTGAGCATTTAGTAAAAAAATATGATGAACACACTGTATTAAACGATATTAATGTTTCTATCAAAAAAGGCGATGTGGTCTGTATCATTGGCCCATCAGGTTCTGGGAAAAGCACATTTCTTCGTTGCTTAAATCAATTAGAAGAAATTACGAGTGGAAATATTATTGTTGACGGTACAAATCTAACGGATAAAAATACTAATATCAATAAAGTCCGTCAACATATTGGGATGGTTTTCCAACACTTTAATCTTTTTCCTCATTTAACTATTTTAGAAAATATAACATTAGCTCCTGTTGACCTAGGTAAATTATCTAAAGCTGAAGCAAATGAAAAAGCAATTAGTTTACTTGAATCAGTTGGCTTAGCTGATAAAAAAGATAGCTACCCAGATTCTTTATCAGGAGGACAAAAACAGCGTGTCGCCATTGCCAGAGCATTAGCCATGAATCCAGATATTATGCTCTTTGATGAGCCAACCTCAGCACTTGACCCTGAAATGGTAGGAGATGTGCTAAATGTTATGAAAGATTTAGCTGAGCAAGGTATGACAATGGTAATTGTCACTCATGAGATGGGATTTGCTAAAGAAGTGGCAAATCGTGTGATGTTTATTGATGGGGGTAATTTCTTAGAGGATGGTTCACCTGAACAAGTCTTTGAAAATCCTCAACATGACCGTACAAAAGACTTCTTAAATAAAGTATTAAACATATAA
- a CDS encoding beta-glucoside-specific PTS transporter subunit IIABC, with translation MSKVRDYSKLAQDIVEILGKDNISNATRCATRLRLVLKDIPTDAKEKISTLPGVISVVINNGQFQIVIGPHVGEVYDAFTELVNVDTTEEEPKGSILNRIIATMSAVFAPFVYILAAAGILQGALILINLAYPAFASTDTYRVFSFISWAPFTFLPIFIAITASKHFKVNTYIAVAISMALVSPDWTTMASEIASGKHLTFFNIPLSETVYTSSVLPPLIMVWLLSYLEKFVEKRLPGVVKPLLTPLICMVIMVPVTILVFGPASAFLANGIANGYNSLVQVAPPLAGALIGGFWQIVVIFGVHWGITPVVMANFDMYGRDSFQAFQTIAVVAQVGAVLGVFLKTRNKELKGVSLSAFITGLFGITEPAIYGVTLRFKKPFIFGCISGAIGAIVASFFNPYYFAYAGLPSLLTVVNGINSEFPTSFIGIVIGCLIALVGSAALVMIFGFGETNETDKELSEDIEGKVRKESIVNYDMPTPIIGEVMALTDVPDEVFASGAMGSGVAVKPTDNKVYAPFDGVVTMVIDSKHAIGLTSDTGIELLVHVGLDTVKLEGKPFKCHVVQGQSVKKGDLLLEFNAEEIEEAGYSLITPVIITNSFEFKSIQTEENNIVNVNDSLLKFN, from the coding sequence ATGAGTAAAGTGAGAGACTATTCAAAGTTGGCACAAGATATTGTTGAAATACTTGGTAAAGATAATATTTCAAATGCTACACGTTGTGCAACAAGATTAAGATTGGTGTTAAAAGATATTCCAACTGATGCAAAAGAAAAAATTTCAACACTACCTGGTGTTATATCTGTCGTCATAAATAATGGACAATTTCAAATAGTGATTGGTCCACACGTAGGGGAAGTGTATGATGCGTTTACTGAATTAGTAAATGTTGATACAACTGAGGAAGAACCAAAAGGAAGTATTCTAAATCGTATTATTGCTACAATGTCTGCTGTATTTGCACCATTTGTTTATATTCTTGCAGCCGCAGGTATTTTGCAAGGAGCACTTATCTTAATTAATTTAGCTTACCCGGCCTTTGCATCAACTGATACTTATCGTGTTTTTAGTTTCATTTCTTGGGCACCGTTTACATTCTTGCCTATTTTTATCGCAATTACGGCATCCAAGCATTTTAAAGTAAATACATATATTGCTGTCGCGATATCAATGGCACTTGTGTCACCTGATTGGACAACAATGGCATCAGAAATTGCTTCAGGAAAGCATTTAACATTTTTTAACATTCCATTAAGTGAAACAGTCTATACATCATCAGTTTTACCGCCACTTATTATGGTTTGGTTGTTGTCTTATTTAGAAAAATTTGTAGAAAAAAGATTGCCTGGAGTGGTTAAGCCATTACTTACTCCATTGATTTGTATGGTTATCATGGTTCCTGTGACTATTTTAGTATTTGGTCCGGCATCAGCTTTCCTTGCAAACGGTATCGCAAATGGTTATAACAGTCTAGTACAAGTTGCACCACCTCTAGCAGGTGCATTAATTGGTGGATTCTGGCAAATAGTTGTTATTTTTGGGGTTCATTGGGGAATTACTCCTGTTGTTATGGCGAACTTTGATATGTATGGAAGAGATTCATTCCAAGCATTTCAAACCATTGCAGTGGTAGCACAAGTAGGAGCAGTTTTAGGAGTGTTCTTGAAAACTAGAAACAAAGAACTTAAAGGGGTGTCGTTATCAGCCTTTATTACTGGTTTGTTTGGTATAACAGAGCCAGCTATTTACGGGGTAACACTTCGATTTAAAAAACCATTTATTTTTGGCTGTATATCTGGAGCAATCGGTGCGATAGTTGCTAGTTTCTTCAATCCATACTATTTTGCTTACGCTGGGTTACCAAGTTTATTAACAGTTGTTAATGGAATTAATAGTGAGTTTCCAACTTCATTCATCGGAATCGTCATTGGATGTCTGATTGCACTTGTTGGTTCAGCTGCATTAGTAATGATTTTCGGGTTTGGTGAAACAAATGAAACAGATAAAGAGTTAAGCGAAGACATTGAAGGAAAAGTGAGAAAAGAGTCAATAGTTAATTATGATATGCCAACACCAATTATTGGAGAAGTCATGGCTTTAACTGATGTACCAGACGAAGTATTTGCTAGCGGTGCGATGGGGTCTGGAGTTGCCGTTAAGCCAACTGATAATAAAGTTTATGCCCCATTTGATGGTGTTGTAACGATGGTAATTGATTCAAAACATGCCATTGGTTTAACGAGCGATACTGGAATCGAATTATTGGTTCATGTTGGATTGGATACAGTTAAATTGGAAGGAAAACCATTTAAATGTCATGTTGTTCAAGGTCAATCTGTTAAAAAAGGTGACCTGTTATTAGAATTTAATGCAGAAGAAATCGAAGAAGCGGGTTATTCATTAATTACGCCAGTTATTATTACGAATTCTTTTGAATTTAAATCTATTCAAACAGAGGAAAATAATATAGTCAATGTAAACGATAGTCTTTTAAAATTTAATTAG
- a CDS encoding SemiSWEET family transporter, which yields MGDNKSAKTNQSETTFIKYISWIATITAILMYVSYIPQISNNLAGDKGSPVQPLVAAINCSLWVMYGFKKMPRDWPIVLANFPGVIFGIITFLTAL from the coding sequence ATGGGAGACAATAAATCTGCCAAAACAAATCAGTCTGAAACCACATTTATTAAGTATATCAGTTGGATTGCAACCATTACAGCAATTCTAATGTATGTATCGTACATTCCACAAATAAGTAATAATTTAGCTGGAGATAAAGGTAGTCCTGTTCAACCCTTAGTTGCAGCAATTAACTGCTCACTTTGGGTGATGTACGGATTTAAAAAAATGCCACGAGATTGGCCGATTGTACTAGCAAATTTTCCGGGAGTCATTTTTGGGATAATTACTTTTTTAACTGCTTTGTAG
- a CDS encoding YccF domain-containing protein — translation MTFFGNIIWFIFGGFIGGFSWLLTGCIWCITIIGIPIGLQCFKIAGLSFWPFDKKVIYIGSGLSIVVDIFWLLISGVPLAMMHAISGILLCITIIGIPFGKQSFKLARLALMPFGAQVVYKR, via the coding sequence ATGACATTTTTTGGGAATATTATTTGGTTTATTTTTGGAGGATTTATTGGGGGCTTTTCATGGCTTTTAACCGGTTGTATTTGGTGTATAACCATTATTGGCATCCCTATCGGCCTCCAATGTTTTAAAATAGCTGGACTTTCCTTTTGGCCTTTTGATAAGAAAGTTATCTATATAGGCAGTGGTCTATCCATTGTTGTCGATATCTTTTGGTTACTTATTTCCGGAGTTCCTTTAGCTATGATGCATGCTATAAGTGGCATTCTTCTCTGCATTACTATTATCGGAATTCCTTTTGGTAAACAATCATTTAAATTAGCCAGACTAGCCTTGATGCCTTTTGGTGCACAAGTTGTTTATAAAAGATAA
- a CDS encoding GntR family transcriptional regulator, with protein MMLKYEKIALLIEESIVENNLNHGSRLPNFKELIETYHVSKSTIVKALDLLEKRGIIYQIQGSGVFVRRKKRKGYINFSENQGFTADLGEFDITSKVLELSELIPPLEVREHLSLDDKENVYYVKRIRYINSQVLCIEESYYNKAIIPYLNVEIAEHSIFDYCKTALKLNISFSDKYIHVIKLNKDESDLLELNEGDPGLLIDELFYLSSGEAFDFSKTIYHYVNSQFFLQSTKIYS; from the coding sequence ATGATGTTAAAATACGAAAAAATTGCATTATTAATTGAGGAATCAATTGTTGAAAATAACTTAAACCATGGTAGTAGGTTACCAAACTTTAAAGAATTGATAGAGACTTATCACGTCAGTAAAAGTACTATTGTTAAAGCATTGGATTTATTAGAAAAACGAGGAATTATCTACCAAATACAAGGTAGTGGTGTATTTGTTAGGAGAAAAAAAAGAAAAGGTTATATTAATTTCAGTGAAAATCAAGGATTTACAGCTGATTTAGGTGAATTTGATATTACGTCTAAAGTATTAGAACTTAGTGAATTAATTCCACCATTAGAAGTTAGGGAGCATTTAAGTTTAGATGATAAAGAGAATGTCTATTATGTTAAAAGAATACGATATATTAATTCTCAAGTTCTCTGTATAGAAGAATCCTATTACAATAAAGCGATCATCCCTTACTTAAATGTTGAAATAGCAGAGCATTCTATTTTTGATTACTGTAAAACAGCTTTGAAATTGAATATTAGCTTCTCTGATAAATATATCCATGTCATAAAATTAAATAAAGATGAAAGTGACTTATTAGAATTAAATGAGGGGGATCCAGGATTATTAATTGATGAGTTATTTTACTTATCATCTGGAGAGGCTTTTGATTTTTCTAAAACAATCTACCATTATGTTAATTCTCAATTCTTTTTACAAAGTACAAAAATATATTCATAA